One Sodalis praecaptivus DNA segment encodes these proteins:
- a CDS encoding 5-formyltetrahydrofolate cyclo-ligase, with product MTSSMEKSLLRQSLRNHIRLRRRALSSQEQSDAALRVVSRVMNDARIRSARTLAVFLSFDGELDTRPLIDALWAAGKQVYLPVLHPFTPGHLLFMRYSATTPLVLNRLRIREPRLDITTLLPLAGLDVLFTPLVAFDAQGQRLGMGGGFYDRTLQHWRPLAGFYPIGLAHDCQQVADPLPVEEWDIGLPEIITPSHHWRWHDAGAKKTG from the coding sequence ATGACCTCGTCAATGGAAAAATCACTGCTGCGGCAGTCGCTGCGCAATCATATCCGCCTGCGGCGTCGCGCGCTGTCGTCCCAAGAACAATCGGACGCCGCCCTGCGCGTCGTCAGCCGCGTCATGAACGACGCGCGTATCCGTAGCGCCCGCACCCTGGCCGTTTTTCTTTCGTTCGATGGCGAGCTGGATACCCGTCCGCTGATCGATGCCCTATGGGCCGCCGGCAAGCAGGTTTATCTGCCGGTACTGCATCCTTTCACCCCCGGTCACTTGCTGTTTATGCGCTATAGCGCCACCACCCCGCTAGTGTTGAACCGGTTGCGCATCCGCGAGCCCCGGCTGGATATCACTACGCTACTGCCGCTGGCCGGCCTGGATGTGCTGTTCACGCCGCTGGTGGCGTTCGATGCGCAGGGGCAGCGCCTGGGCATGGGCGGTGGCTTTTATGACCGCACGCTACAGCACTGGCGGCCACTGGCGGGCTTTTACCCTATCGGGCTGGCGCACGATTGTCAGCAGGTAGCGGATCCGCTGCCGGTGGAAGAGTGGGATATTGGACTTCCGGAAATTATTACCCCCTCCCACCACTGGCGCTGGCATGACGCCGGGGCGAAAAAAACCGGCTGA